The Candidatus Synechococcus calcipolaris G9 nucleotide sequence TTTTGAATATATTCATTGTATTCCGAGAAATCAAGATCGCTTGGAGCAGGTAGAAGTAGAGACAAATATAGAGCGTGAAGCGAAATTAAACAGTCTTTACTTTTTAATCTACTTTTAATAAAATCATCCAAATAGATAGGATCCTGAATTATTTTAAATTTAAAGTTAACAACTTCTCTATTCAGAAAGTAATTATCTGAATGAAAGGAGTTGATTAACTCGATTTTATTATTCTTATAGAGCCACTCAAACATGAAGTACTTAACTATCCAATGCCTATCTTCATCTCGCATATATTTTCTATAAATATCTTCCATAAATTCAAGAGTTGGAAAAAATTTAAACACTAAAGCTATGAGATAATGAAATAATATTTTTTCGTCTCGTAAGATATTAATTAGCCAGTCCTTAACCTCGTTATCGTCAGAAAAATGATTCTTTAGATAAAAGAGAACGGCTTCAAAATGAATGTATAGGTTTTCCAGATTTTTTAATAAGATTGACTTTACATCTTCATCTTTATTTAGTTTATACAAAGAAAAGCTAATTATAGTTTTATCCAAGTATCCTTCAATATTATCTTGGTTAAAACAATTCAAAAACCTTTCTTTTAATTTTTTATGAGTTTTAGCTTTGAGACTGCCTTTCTTTTTGTATTCTTTAGTAATCGCTGAAAATTTATTTCTTTGATGCTTTAAAGTTTTATCTATATCATCTATTTTACTTACTAAGATTTTACTGGCTTGAGGAATTAAACCTAAATCTCTCGCTACTAAATCTAAATATGCTATCGCTCTCTGTGCTGTGATCTTATCTTTTGAAAAAATTCTTATGTCATCTACATATCGAATATATTTAATGTTAAGCTTGCTACTTTTAATTTCTAAATCGAGATGAAAAAGATATAAATCTGCTAAAAAAGGAGAACCGATAGGTCCTTGGGGTATGCCATGTTTACTTTTGAAGGTTTTATGGCTGAAATCGCTTGTAAATGCTTCTAATAATTTAAGTAACAAGCTTGAAAGACGATTGTCAATATAATTCTTCTCTAAAATTTGCTGAAGGGTATAGTGATCAATTGTGTCAAAGAATGAAGCTATATCAAATTCAGCTAAAAAAATATAGCCCTCTTCATAGTGTTTTCGAGTTCTTTGCTCAAATTTATTCCATTGCTCTTTCCATGGTTTGAAGAAAAAAATCTTATTTATTTTGTTCTCTGTCGAAGTATTATAAACGTTTCCAAAAATTGTATTGTTATAGTATGGAGAAATATCATTATATACTACATCTGCAATTACGTTGATAATTGCTTGATAGATTAATAAATCTCTAAATTTCAATAGAGATAATGGTCTTACAAGGTTGTTTTTTTTTGGTATAAATATCTTGTATGAGCTGGTTGGACTGAATATGCAATGTTTTATTTCATCTAAAAGACTTTTTATATTTTCCTCCAAAAATAACCCGAATATCTTGAGATCTTCGTAGTATAAATCTTTGTAAACGTTTCTAGGCGCGGTCTGTAACCTTTGAAAGGCTAAGATAAAATTTTCTTTTGACAAGAAACTTTCAAACTGACTTTCTTTAAGCATAAAGTTTACTCAATAAATTAAAATTTTACCTGAAAAGTGAAATTTTTTGGTTGTTTCTGCTGTTGAATATCTTTAATCAAAATTAAGGTTAAACATCACTTATTCTTCCTTACTTTTTCTTTTCTTATCTTCAGTGTTAACTGCTCGTCATATCACTTGGCAAACAAAAACTTGACCATGGCATCCACCGCTTCCTGGGGCTGCAATCCTTCGTTATCCCGCAGGAGCGAGTGACAACCCGATCTCGTATCCCCCAACACCTCCCGAAACTTGTCACGGGTCAAGGGTTGCAATCCCGTCTGAATGCCATCCGGCTCACTGGGATTGAGGATTACCTTAAACGGGCTATGTTCCGCCGCAGATCGCGCACTTTCGTACTTGGGCAAATTCCCAATTTCCTGAAGCGCACGGGGATACTCTAAATCCCGACGATAGATTTTGGTATTCGTACCACTGGTCAGGATGGCATACCGAGCGGAGGGCGAGGCACTCATGTAAGCATTAAGGCGATTTAAGTGCTCTACCCAACCTTCCGGTTCCATGCCTTCAAATTTCTTCCCTGGCTCCATCGCCTCCACCATGATGAAGGCGACATCTAACCCGCCCCCTGCACCGATATAACGGTCATCGTAGACAATCAAATCTGCCCGTCCCTGATACCGCCGCCCGCCCTGATGCGTCCCTTCGGAAAAATCCGCATTGAGTTCTAGTTCCAGGGCATCCAGTGGAACACCGTATTCTTGATGTAAGAGAGCGATCGCCCAAATGGTTACTGGATCCTCTGCTGGACGAACGTAGGTGCCATCTGCCTTGAATAATTTTGACAGATTGGAGTGCTTCCGATAGTCCGCTGGAACATCGGCTGGGCGTTGGTAGGGGTTAGTGAAGTTGGCAAAGGACATGCGATCGGCAAAGGTAAGAATCATACACTTGATCCTCTATGATGCATTAAAGTCCTCGAGTTGTCTTGTTCTATGACTATCAAATAGGCATCGAGCTAGTTCTTTGTGCCATTGATCGAATACAGCAGCAT carries:
- a CDS encoding RNA-directed DNA polymerase, whose translation is MLKESQFESFLSKENFILAFQRLQTAPRNVYKDLYYEDLKIFGLFLEENIKSLLDEIKHCIFSPTSSYKIFIPKKNNLVRPLSLLKFRDLLIYQAIINVIADVVYNDISPYYNNTIFGNVYNTSTENKINKIFFFKPWKEQWNKFEQRTRKHYEEGYIFLAEFDIASFFDTIDHYTLQQILEKNYIDNRLSSLLLKLLEAFTSDFSHKTFKSKHGIPQGPIGSPFLADLYLFHLDLEIKSSKLNIKYIRYVDDIRIFSKDKITAQRAIAYLDLVARDLGLIPQASKILVSKIDDIDKTLKHQRNKFSAITKEYKKKGSLKAKTHKKLKERFLNCFNQDNIEGYLDKTIISFSLYKLNKDEDVKSILLKNLENLYIHFEAVLFYLKNHFSDDNEVKDWLINILRDEKILFHYLIALVFKFFPTLEFMEDIYRKYMRDEDRHWIVKYFMFEWLYKNNKIELINSFHSDNYFLNREVVNFKFKIIQDPIYLDDFIKSRLKSKDCLISLHALYLSLLLPAPSDLDFSEYNEYIQNLISGNKIDYIIHTLKNEFSISKPELFFNETVWHDKSLYKELSISFRLFFEHRVTDPSKSLLNLNSFNNLVYDQICKFMNIQQANKEYGVNLNSGCIKDYFPIANRCFLRINESRNQKTEAHPYDKYGNLRIRIDASELSKLIENQKKALDELCDFDFLAQYK
- a CDS encoding type I restriction enzyme HsdR N-terminal domain-containing protein, which translates into the protein MILTFADRMSFANFTNPYQRPADVPADYRKHSNLSKLFKADGTYVRPAEDPVTIWAIALLHQEYGVPLDALELELNADFSEGTHQGGRRYQGRADLIVYDDRYIGAGGGLDVAFIMVEAMEPGKKFEGMEPEGWVEHLNRLNAYMSASPSARYAILTSGTNTKIYRRDLEYPRALQEIGNLPKYESARSAAEHSPFKVILNPSEPDGIQTGLQPLTRDKFREVLGDTRSGCHSLLRDNEGLQPQEAVDAMVKFLFAK